The region ATGATCAGAAGAATGGTTTTGTTAGTCTTTTTCCTCTTTTGAGGAATGTATCTAAACCCTTGTCACAGAAAACAACTTTACAAAGCAACTGGACTGAACAAGTGTTAAGTGTCCCCACAACCTTAGCACAGGGAAATGTTTGCTTTGTGATATATACCAGTGTCTGTTCAATCAAAATGTTCGGGTCCTATCTGGCTTCCAGCCTGGTGTTTTTACGATCAGTGAAACTTAGGGCTggaaaatttagatttgatATTCAAACGGATTTcaaatctgaaaatgtttttactgcCCTAGTGAGGATAGGTCCAAGGATGGTTTTAAAATTCAAAGTCTGCTGGCTCTAGTTAACACTATTCCTCGGTTACCTGCTGCTGTTATATAAAATAGCCACTCACCAGTGCCAACAAAGGGGTCAAAGACCAGGTCATGATCTCTTATCCTTGCGTGATTCGCCATAATTAAGGACAGCCCCGCGTCCATGCTGGTGTTCCCGATGAAGTGCCGCTTCTTCACGCTGTGGGAGCGGATTAGTTCCCGTTGGCCATCTGCAATCTGGGAACAGGCAAGAAGCAAATGCACTGAAGCACCAGATCCTTATCTACATGGGGAGCcgtcttcttcatcttcttcactAGAGGAACTCATGCTAAAAGCAAtataaatagtaataatatgACTAACAATAGGCAGATCAAATCACTCTGTAACAGGATGCTTCAGCACTTACCCATCTCCCGAAATAAACATAGAAGGGTTCTTCTGGTATGTTATTGGGATCAGTGCCATAGTCTTCCATTAAACAGAAGATGTGATCAGGGTTCTTCAAATTCACCTTCCCTTGGAAGGGGAGGAACTCCATGGCCTATGGcagtattcattttaaatggtgaAAAAAGTAATCCGTCAATTCAACCACACCAGTACAACAGTACGAAGTAACATGACAAAGCAAGGCCAAAGTGCCAGTTGCAACACCActcacacacgagcacacagtataatttaaaatgcatgagAAGAATTTATGCTGACAGCCTGCTCATTCGAGGCCGATCCAGAGGAAGAAAATCCCCCCGAATTACACTCACATCAATCTTCTTGATTCTGTCTTTGAACACCAGGGTCTTGTTGAACgtgtaaacatttattttgtatgtagaGTCTTGCTGCAGAAACTGAGCCTGTGGATACAATATTTGAAGGTGAAGGATGTATTGCAATGTATcgaattgtattgtattattaaaattaaatgtttaagaAAACCCTGACCCAACCCTTAACCCACCATGTCCTCTGTAGGATATCTCTCCAAGGATGACTGCAGTTCAACGTGAGTCCGTCCACGACCCCACAGTTCAAACACTGATCTAAGGTGGAACAAAAGTGCACTAGCGTCTTCAGGTTTTCATATCAGAGGATTTGGAAGAATATTGCTACAATTTGAAATTCACAAATTATACACGTACaccatgcagaaatataattgtCCAAAGATTATAAATGTTGAATATTTTGTGCACTTACTTTGCACACACCGTTCTTGTCATAATGCTCCGCATGTCCTCCTCTGACACACTTTTGAGTAGCCAAAATGGAGACTGGTGAAATAAGCAAGAAGGGGAGAAaacaaattcattatttttgttgctAGCACAGATTGAAGATAACTTTAAAGTCACTGTAGAGGTAAATCTGGGAATTGCTGCAAACGACATTGAACAGCATTGtggtatgtattaagcatcagcaaaaatTAGACAAATCAAAAGCATTGCAATATCAACTTACATCACTCTAAACATCtccatctattcctatgtgggTATCGAATGGGTGGAGTTCAATTTATTACCAGACTGTGAGCTATTGGGTCAGAGTCCTTGATGACATCAACGGTGGAGGGGTGGTAAGGCAGTCCAGACCACACCCATACAATTGCGACATTGTTTTCACTACAGAATTTATGTAcgacttgaaatgtgtgttattatagttatttgcattacttttaatatatattggtggatgtgtagtggatacatccctgcataataatttatggttatttttttttaaattcctttAAACAGTAATTTACCTTTTCATTGAAGTCTTCAGCAGGGCAGAACTGTTTACCCCTGATAGACAGCAGCGCTTTGATCTCCTGTGAGAGATGATGACAAGGTGTAAAAGCCAGTCATCATTAGTCCATCGTCTGAATACTGTCTGTCGTTGTTTTAAACTTTTATCCAGTTAATTTAAGTATAAGTAACTTTTCAGCTATTTTGAAATTTTGAAATTTGCATAAATTAACAGGTGAAgttatattcataaaataactCATTTTCAATAATGCATGAAGGTTTCATGTTTTACTAAAGCATAAAAATGTCTTATTATTGCAAGCTACTATGCTAGCTCATACCAACACTGCTTTGTGAGAAAAAGGGAAAGCAGCCTTGATCTAaagaataaaatgaacaaaatgaacaaatgaataGAAAACCAACAAATATAGCACAACCTGAATATATAATTCAGAACAGTACTACATACCGGTAGTCTAAATTCAACATTATCTTGCGCTAAATGTAGTAAATACTGCCTGCACGCCCTGCTACAGTGTAGCGCCATGTTTACGGTCCCGTATAAAATGTTTCCTTCAAGAAGCAAAGCTCTTGTGAACTAGGTTCCTAGTTTGACAAGCGACTAGTCAGGTTAGCTAACGTAGAGCTATATAGGTCATGCCTAATGTTTACACGTCAATATTAACCAAAACAGAGATATTGATTGTTGTTGTAAAAAACATATTCGCATTGTATATTTGTTACATGTATTAAGTCCTAttaacaatattattatatcAGTAAAAATGTATGCTGTGGATATGATGACACTACTGGCAAGCTTAGAAGTTTCTTAACCCTTATAGTTGGCAGAAAGCATTTTTGCCTATAACAGAGACCATCTTTACATAACgtgtctgactgtgtgctgtgtctaggAATAGCGTTTTAAACGTTTTAAGCCGAAAGAGAAAGTATCAACTAAACTTATCTCAACACTAAGCCTCTTTAGGCTAATAATGGAATAGAACCTGATGCGTAAGTGACCGCAACGATTGGATTGCCGGCAACCATTTTTGCGTCCTGAAGTTTGGATTGGTTATTTCACTTGTCGATCAGAGTCATGCCCGAGTGAGAAAGTATTCGCATAATCAGCACCGCTGTCAAGTGAAGAGGTAGGTTACTGTCAGCAAGGTAGCATATATAATGTTACCAACAGAGGTGATCGGCTGCAGGTGAAGATAAAGGTCGTTTGGAATAAGTAAGGTAAGATCACTCTTAGGCTATTTGCAGACACATGCTGGAGGCTATTTGCACAGGCGTCAAACAATCTCGGAGACGATGCAACGAGTTACTTTTTCATTGTTGTAAGTTGATATTCCCACACATATTGTTTTAAAAACCAAGATGACAAACTATGATATAGTTTCAGTGTTCAAAATATTGTTCGATTATATCTGTTATATGCCTGTGACAAAGGCAAAAGGCTATCACTTCAATTATAAATTGTCCGCAGTATTgttgcatgaatgaatgattgtcGACGTAATCAGATTTGTGTTGCATATAGCCACACTTTTATTTGATAGTCTTACATCACCTTTAAAGTATGCATATCCTAACGTAGGCTATACCCTATGGACACGAGTAACTACACGACAGGCTACACGACAATAATcaccattgtaatgtgtaaaCCTTGGCAGTTTTTACTATCTATCCTTATCTATCCGTAACGATGTACATTTACcttcaacccccaccccctcatacacacagaacatgaACTTCTCCACGACTAATTAAGTCAAGTGTTCATCCACTCGGCTTTCTCGACCAGAGAGGATTACCATGGAGACCGAGGATGCACGTGCTCAGTGTAACATTACAAGAGAACCATGCGTCACCTCAGTGAAGGGGTTAAAGGAGAACTGGCAGAAGTGGTCCAACGATCATCTGGAGTATCAGAAACACAATCCCTTCAGCAACGACCGGGCGATGACGGTGCAGCTACAGCGAGGACAGGAAGGTTATGGGAAGCCGCCTGAGGGCTCTAGAACCGAGGAAAGGGGAAAAGAAGCTAATTCGCACGTCGAAAGGGAAGTGGAGGAGCTGTGCAAGGTGATCAGAGACATCGGGGAGAGCCGCGAAGACGGGCGGCCTGCTGTGGAATTCGGAACATTGTTCGAGCACTACGTCACCATCTCCAACAAAGTGGTGGGGATTTTGCTGCGCGCACGGAAACAGGGACTTGTCCACTTCGAGGGTGAGATGTTGTGGCAGGGGCGTGACAACCATGTCCTCATCAGGCTTCTTCAATGAACAAAAACTAGAGGTGCCCTTGCGTGGCATCGTGGCATGAGATTACAAGATAGTGTTACGTTCCACTTAAGACTGGTTTTCACCTTTAAAAGGAATGATATATTCCAGATCTCTGTAGTTTAATGGGTTTAGTCCAAATGATCTCTTGAGCCCCATAAAATATCCATACCCTTGCAAGATGCAAATGTGAAAGCAGACACCACGTGTCAGAGGCAAGGCTGTTTTACTGGTGCTCAATGTGTATACCAAAGCAATTTTCTAAGTGACAAAGTACATTCTACGTACTGTTTATCCCAACTGCATATTCCAGAGGAGCTGCAGCAGTAacagtcaaataaaaatgtaagccTTGTGAGTCGCTCTGGAGAAAGGTTTCTGCTAAGGAGATGAATACTGCCATGTAATATGGTTAGGGGCTAAGAAATCGTTGAATTAATAGgggaattaaattaattactcATCAGTTTGGACTGATATCTTCCGCCGCACAAATTAAATGTGACTCAACATATTTaactaataatatatttttgtcatatttacCACACTTGACATTGCTGATGCTATGACTGATGATATTAAAGTCTTATTCAATAAAGTTCAGGTTCTTGGGGTACATTCATAATCTTCATTTATTCAAGCTTAAATTTTTGCCCCAGAAATACAATTGTTGCCCTCAGCTGGATGAAAAAATAAGAGACAACCTAATGATATtgcaaaattaaatatatttcaagACCAGAAAATCACCTTCCTCTATATAAATACATGAACATGAAATCATTTTACAActattttcacattacattaaaaccATTTTACATGAGGCAGTCATGCATATTACCCGTAACTGTTATATACAGCTAACAGCTCATTTGACATCATTCCACaactttcatgcatttattatGCCCTGGATCTACCCTGGATCTGGGAtggtcaaatctggccctcgaacccaatccagccctggttttcttttttcaaggaTAATACTGAACAGTTAGGGCTACTGAgtgccagactgtcttcacacctgactcccaggtacagggagggtggaaaatcagttctggccctggaggaccgtgcTTTGACGATCCCTGCCTTGGATGACTGATTTAACAGTTGTTTGTATGATGGATAGTCCTGGACAGAATTAAACAAGATAAAACTTTTGGCATTTGTAAAAAATGCTGCACTGTTGTGCCAATTTTGCAAATAGCCAACAtattaaaattatttcaaaGTTACTTGCTTggctatactgtatatttttatcatggtaaatggttggcatttatatagcgcctttatccaaagcgctgtacaattgatgcttctcattcacccattcatacacacactcacacaccaacggcgattggctgccatgcaaggcgccgaccagctcttcaggagcatttgggggttaggtgtcttgctcagggacactttgacacagcccgggcaggggatcgaaccggcaaccctccgactgccagatgactgctcttactgcctgagccatgtcgccccattatCAGATATACAAAACTATGAAACACCACATTCCCCTTTGCACTGTTATTAGATACCTGAAACATCTTTGTTGAttgaaaaataagaataatttaGAAAAAACATACTAGTGTTgtatgtttataaaaaaaaaaaaaaacaataacttcTCAACCCTTTTGATAGATGGGCAAAGATGATACAAACAGATTTGATTAGCATCAGGGCTCATCGAAATAGCACAACATTGTTTACAACTTCGTATATATTAATAtctaatattaatatattagaTATTAATCTGCTTCAAGTAGTGTGAttttagtttttacattttttaatttgtctctgtactccacaatgtATTCACATGGGGTTACAGTACAGATTTTCAACTTtcattaaagagtatttttatagattttggtttcacaatgtataaattacagcagcactttttatacacagtccctcGATTTCAGGGTACCAttacatttgggacaaatggcatcacaggtgtttctgattagtcaggtacATTCAATCACTTACGTAGGGAAGGTATTTTGATTACAAATCGTATTGTGGAGTACAAAGTACGGAGCCAAAtcggaaaaaaaagtctttgtgCCCAAGACAAAGCTCACAGAATATTTAATGGGTGTCATTAATAATGTGAATGGCAAATACACTTAACAAGTGTAAATAAGAATCTGGGCCTAGGGTATATTGAACAGGTGTCATTAGTAATTCTTGCATTGACCCGTGCAGTTCCAGCTGACCGTCCTGGCTCTGTCTCAGTGAACTGGGTCTCGTCTCAGCTGGTCTCACTTTGTGAGTTCAGTCGCTGGATCAGCTGGTCAGCCTGGTTGACATAAATCCACAGGACACAAAAGGTCATCACAGGGTTGTTCCCATagaaacactgctctactgGGACAATAGTTCTCTATGTGGAGCAACACATGATTCCATGGCTGAGTAGTACTTACGATACAGCTGAGCAATTGGTTGTAAACCACTGCCCTCTTGAGGAGGATGGGGTCATTACAGCCTTATGTGTGAGAGGCTTgcgttttgttttcacaagagAACATGGTTGGGTTCATGTCTAGTTGTGCACTGATTTATTTGGACCACAACCTTATGTGTTGCTGTCAGGTTCTGCAAGTGCAGCGAATCTAACAGTAGCAGCTGCACTCACTCCAATGTCAAAGGCCTGACAAGGCTCACACAGCTATACCACCAATTCATTCAAATAATTTCAAGGTCCCACAGACTGTATGGTAGGCTACAAAGTCAACATAAAAAGGGCCCTGTAGCCCTGAAacagtgaaatatttatttatgtaaaccATTAACAGACAAGCAAGTGAAATGATGTGGGACGTCCTTACCGTGATGAACCAATAGGAATCCAATCTGTAAAAAACCCTGGACATGAGGCCCATCTGACTAACAGGGGCCAATAcatgcaggtgcaggtgtgtaacaGAGCAAAAAGGAGGCCAGTGAAACCCCAACCTGCGGAGACAAAAGTCCATTTGAGGCTAAAAGAGCATCTACCTGAGCCTAAAGAGAGACAGTGTGAATCCACTTTTACCTGAGCCCTAATAGCAGAAAAAGTGAATCATCCACCTGTGGCCAAGTCTATGATAACGACCAGGTGACCATATCTGTTagcataaaacacattttggtttcaaagGGGCATTTGTCAGTTTAATGTACCGTATTGTTACTTgtgttaaataaaggtttataaTAATCAATAAGGAATGACAACATGAATATATGAGTTTCATTGTTTCTTGAATTGTCCAGTTTTAGAAAGGGTTTTTACCTGATGTCATCTAGATCTGTAATGCCATTTTTCTCCAGCATCATCTTTCCCATCTCTACCATCTTCTCCACTGTTCAGAGACAGCCACAGTAGTTAAAATGTACTCCACACAACATGCTATCGGTCGGGTCATTCCATGAAAAATGAACTATAAAATTGTGTCAGAGCAAAACTGGTCACTGCCTACCTACCTCTGGTTGATTCTTTACAGAATTACCCTATTCCTGTACATGACAGTCAAGAACTCATGGGCCTGGATCAGATGGTTGCAGGTCTAAAATGTTTTCTACCCTTGAGATACATAACTCAGCTACTATTTCTATATAAATGTagctaaataaatgtgtaacaGTATGTGTACAACATACATACAACTGTGAGCGCTGACAAACCCATTGTATCATGGTTCATGTTTTCTGCTGTCTTGCATAATGACCGTGGGAGATGGAataaaacatccacacacaaggGCTAGAGTGTCAGTATTGTAAAGGATATGTGTATTACAGGATAGGTTGCTTTTTTCAAGGGCACATGCATAAATGCTTTACCGAGAGGCACATGCTCCTTTCGAAGTGACTTGCAGTTTCCCACGTGTCTTGTGGGCACCACTAGATAGTGATGAGGAGCTCCAGGTTTAATGTCTCTGAAGCAAGAGATCTCCTCATCCTGCCCAGACAcaaacagataataataataataataataataataataataataataataaatactaaaaaaacaactgtaaaATGGTTAAATAGGCCAACTTAAATGGTTAAATAATATATATCGTATATAGACGTATGAAATAAGGATAGACTATAGCCCCCTATCAAGACACAAGGTAGCTAAATCAAACTACATTAGGTAATCCAACACCGATACTTGATTCGTAAAAGCGTCTGATTGGTTTACCTCTCAAGCTTCACTGAAAAGTTTTATGACAATTTTTCGTCACCGGCCGACTTAGTCAAATGCCCCTCCCGAACCACCCGTCACAGTCTAGTTCTAAACAGTGGTATCTTGCAAAGCCGTGTCATGTTCAATTCATCATGTTTCCCCGCTCACTGTGATAACACACTTACATTATGCAGCAGTTCGGAGTCAATCTCTCTGTTGATTATCTtacagaaaatgcattttttgtcgTACCCATCGTTGTGGCACAGACTGTTTTGCGCTACAGAAACATTCTCTGTATTATCGCTGGTTGCCATTTTTGCTGTTATCCTCAATGCAGGAAACGCCAGGGATTCTTAGCTGGGATTGCTGTTGTCATCGATTCTAAGGGAAAAGCAAACAATCGTCGATCGAGAGCTTTCAACAAAGATGTATGATCATATCCTAATAGGCCTATATTTGGTCGTGTAAGAAATGGATGCGTAATTATCTACATTTTCCTGAATATTACTACAACTGTACACCATCTAGTTGCGTTAGATGCTGTTTATGCAACGTTACTGTTTATTAATTATGGATGGGCGGATCGATAATGCAGTATCGATACTTCGATATTCACAAGCTACTCATTTGGTATCAATCCATTTTGAGAAATATCGATATTATATTatgtaaaaaacaaactaaaaaaacgTTGGTGGCTGCATCCCGTTCAAACGTTTTCAGtacttttgtaaaatgttttgccaATGGAAATCCTGAGCTGGCccgtgtgtcacatgactggaaatctgtgacatgattggccactgtgctcctgcgAACACACTTCCGCCTGGACCGCATACTCAAATCATTTAACGTTAGAAATAATGGCGAAAAGAAAACGCAGATTTGTGACAAATAATTGTTACAGTGTTACAGAAGCAGACTGATTTCCTAAAATCTCCTGCACCACCCTCCAGCAGATTATGTTGCAGGAGTTTCATACCCAGGTAGAACCGTTATTA is a window of Conger conger chromosome 1, fConCon1.1, whole genome shotgun sequence DNA encoding:
- the hint3 gene encoding histidine triad nucleotide-binding protein 3 — translated: MATSDNTENVSVAQNSLCHNDGYDKKCIFCKIINREIDSELLHNDEEISCFRDIKPGAPHHYLVVPTRHVGNCKSLRKEHVPLVEKMVEMGKMMLEKNGITDLDDIRLGFHWPPFCSVTHLHLHVLAPVSQMGLMSRVFYRLDSYWFITADQLIQRLNSQSETS
- the si:dkey-29b11.3 gene encoding actin-binding Rho-activating protein-like, with protein sequence METEDARAQCNITREPCVTSVKGLKENWQKWSNDHLEYQKHNPFSNDRAMTVQLQRGQEGYGKPPEGSRTEERGKEANSHVEREVEELCKVIRDIGESREDGRPAVEFGTLFEHYVTISNKVVGILLRARKQGLVHFEGEMLWQGRDNHVLIRLLQ